In Rhodopirellula sp. P2, the DNA window CCCCACTGAAACCATCCCCTGATTTCAACCAACATGAAAATCGAAACTTGGCTGACGCCCAACGCCGCTGGTGAATCCGAACGAACGCGTGCCTCGGTCGTCGTGGTCATCGACGTATTGCGAGCCACCACGGTCGCAACCACCGCGCTGTCCGCGGGCGCCAAATCGATCACGACCTGCGGTGAAATCGAAGAAGCTTTCGCGATGAAGACCGCCGCCGGCCCCGACAACGTGCCGCTGCTGTGCGGCGAACGAGGCTGCCAGCCGATCGTGGGATTCGACCATGGGAATTCCCCCGGTGAATACTCGCCGGCCGGCGTCAGTGACCGCGAATTGGTGCTGACGACGACCAACGGAACCGCCGCGATCCAGGCCGCTGAAGATTGCGATCACATGTGGCTGGCCTGCTTCGCCAACTTGTCCGCAGTCATCGACCGCTTGGTTCGGTGGCATTCGGCCAACCAAGATCAAAATGCATTCGTGAGAATTGTCTGTGCGGGGACCAACGGCTGCGTCACCACCGAAGACGTGCTGTTGGCCGGTGCCATCATCGCGATGTGCCACCAGCGGCTGGCCGATTCCCCCCGCTTTTACGATGGTCCGATCGAGCTTTTGAACGATTCAGGTGCCCTCGCGCTGTCGGCTTGGCAACACTGCATCACACACGACGGTGTGAACAGCTCCGAAACGCTGGCCGAACGGCTGAAACTGACCCAAGGAGGCAAAAACCTGATTGCCGCCAACTACGCCGGCGATTTGGTGGATTGTGGCAGCATCGATGTCTTTGAGCTGGTCCCCACCAGGGACCAGCGGGCCCCCGCTCGGTTTGTGGCGGGCTGATCCAAGACCACATTCAATGCAAAAACGCATTCAGTTTGCTTGCTATTTCGACTAAACTGGCGGGGTGTCGAAAAGACTTCCGATCCACTCACTTGTTCCATTTGTCACGCCATGACGTTTGATTTGAAACGCTCTCTCCGCCCGCTCGGCATCGCAGCCGTCTGCTCGATGGCAGCTGGGTCGATCCTTCCACCGGGCACCTCCCATTCGGTGCACGCCCAAGAAGCCGCGGTGGAAACCAGCCCAGCGGCAACCGTTGGAATCGCCAGCGAAAAACCCGCCGCAGGCCCCTCTGTGGACCTGGGCGATGGTCGCTTCATGGTCCCTTACACTGAAAAAATCCCCGGCACGGACATCTCCTTCGAGATGGTCCCGGTTCCCGGTGGCACCTACACGATGGGCAGCCCCGCAGACGCCGACCCACGTGTCGAGGACGAAGGACCAACCGTGGAGATGAACGTCTCACCGATGTGGGTCGCCAAAACCGAGACGACCTGGGCGATGTACAAGGAATACATGCGTATGTACGCCGTGTTCAAGTCCTTCGAAGCCGATGGTGTCCGCACCGTCGACGATTCCAACATGGCCGATGCGATCACCGCGCCAACGGAGTTGTACGACCCTTCGTTCACGTACGAGTACGGCGAAGAGCCCGAACAACCTGCCGTGACGATGACTCAGTACGCTGCCCAGCAGTTCACCAAGTGGCTCAGCCTGATCACCGAGAATCAGTACCGATTGCCCACCGAAGCGGAATGGGAATACGCCGCTCGAGGCGGCACCAAGACCGCTTACAGCTGGGGCGACAGCCCCGACGACATCGAAGACTACGCTTGGTACTTCGACAATTCTTATGATGGCCCCGCTCACGTCGGCACCAAAAAGCCCAACCCGTTTGGCTTGCATGACATGCACGGCAACGCCGCGGAATGGACCGTCAACGAGTACACCGAAGACGGGTACGAGTGGCTCAAAGAGTCCCCTGTCGACAACGCCATCGACGCCGTTCGCTGGCCCGAAAACCCGTGGCCCTGTGTCGCTCGCGGTGGCAGTTGGGAAAGCGATCCACCGGAACTTCGCAGTGCCGCTCGCTTGGCTTCCGATGACGATGAATGGAAGAACGAAGATCCGAACTTCCCCAAGAGCCCCTGGTGGTTCACGGACGATCCTTCCCGCGGAGTTGGTTTCCGCTTGTTCCGTTCACTCGAACCACTCGACCGCGAAGCGCTGAAAAACTTCTGGGAGCCCACCGCACCAGAAACGGTCGACGATGTTCAAAGCCGCATCGATGGCGGTCGAGGCGGCTGGGGACTGGTCGACAAGGACCTGCCCGAAGCTGCCGCGGAATGATCCTTCGCCGCCATTCAATCACGCTGGCGTGAGCTTCACGCCAGCCGCACCAGGCCCGAGTTCACTCGGGCCTTTTTTCATGCGCCCAGCAAACCTGTGCTGAACGTCCTCACCGCCGGGGCCAGCCAGGCACGCTGCCTCGCCCACGACGACGAACGGAAAATCACTCCCTTTCGAGAGTCTGAATTTGATCCGAGGCGTCCCGAGCTTGATAGATCGCCTTCGTGGTTGCCCACGCTTCGCCACTGGAATCGCGAATGGTCAGGGCATACGGAGCACGCCAGGCGGCCAGAGCATCCACGTCGCCGTACTTCACGATGCCAGGGACGAAGCTTTCGTCGTCCTGGTGACGCAGGTCAGCGAACCGGAAACCATTCACATCAATCACAGCACTGGTCAGAAACGGTCCCGCGATCGCCGCCGCAGGCAACGCGTAAGCTGCGGCGCCTTGGGGTGCCACCAACGTCACCCCACCGGGTGAGTTCTGAAACGCGGCGATCACCGCCAAAACATCCCCGCAGCGTGTCGCCGGCAGCGGCCGGTTGTAACCGTACGTGAAGGCCGCCGAGGCTCGTCGCGGCTGGGGATTCGTTCGTTGTTTGCCAGCCTCCGCATCCGTGGTCATCGAAGCGATGTCGATCACGATGACGGTTTTGGATTGCTGCAGTTGTTTTGCCAAAGCATCGGACCACTCGGGTTCACCTGCTGCTCCTTTGCCGGTTGACTGAACCCATAGAACCGTTCCGGGCAGGGCAGTCTCCTCCGCCGATTTCGCGATCCATTTTCGAATCGGAATCTCACGCCGGCGATCCCGATCGACCACCACTCCCGAGACAACCGTCGCACCTGATTGATGCTGGACCGGCTCCGAGAATTTCACTGCCACGCCGGAGGCCTCCGGCAGGGGCAGATCAAACAACGTCGCCAGGGCAGGGCGGATGGTTTCATCGAAACCCGATGCCGTCGCTGACTGCCCAAGGCAATCTGCAAGCAATCGCTCGTTTTGTTGATCCCACCAGCTCAGGATTGACTTTTCA includes these proteins:
- a CDS encoding 2-phosphosulfolactate phosphatase encodes the protein MKIETWLTPNAAGESERTRASVVVVIDVLRATTVATTALSAGAKSITTCGEIEEAFAMKTAAGPDNVPLLCGERGCQPIVGFDHGNSPGEYSPAGVSDRELVLTTTNGTAAIQAAEDCDHMWLACFANLSAVIDRLVRWHSANQDQNAFVRIVCAGTNGCVTTEDVLLAGAIIAMCHQRLADSPRFYDGPIELLNDSGALALSAWQHCITHDGVNSSETLAERLKLTQGGKNLIAANYAGDLVDCGSIDVFELVPTRDQRAPARFVAG
- a CDS encoding formylglycine-generating enzyme family protein; the protein is MTFDLKRSLRPLGIAAVCSMAAGSILPPGTSHSVHAQEAAVETSPAATVGIASEKPAAGPSVDLGDGRFMVPYTEKIPGTDISFEMVPVPGGTYTMGSPADADPRVEDEGPTVEMNVSPMWVAKTETTWAMYKEYMRMYAVFKSFEADGVRTVDDSNMADAITAPTELYDPSFTYEYGEEPEQPAVTMTQYAAQQFTKWLSLITENQYRLPTEAEWEYAARGGTKTAYSWGDSPDDIEDYAWYFDNSYDGPAHVGTKKPNPFGLHDMHGNAAEWTVNEYTEDGYEWLKESPVDNAIDAVRWPENPWPCVARGGSWESDPPELRSAARLASDDDEWKNEDPNFPKSPWWFTDDPSRGVGFRLFRSLEPLDREALKNFWEPTAPETVDDVQSRIDGGRGGWGLVDKDLPEAAAE